Genomic window (bacterium BMS3Abin08):
GGCAAAGGCTGCAAGCTCACGGAACTGGGCAAGATCGAGCCTGAGTGTACCGGCAACCTGTTTCATCGCCTTGGTCTGGGCAGCGCCACCAACCCGGCTGACTGAAAGGCCGACATTAACAGCAGGTCTTATACCGGCATAGAAGAGATCGGGCTCGAGATATATCTGACCGTCGGTAATGGAGATAACGTTGGTAGGGATATAAGCCGAGACATCACCTGCCTGGGTCTCAATTATAGGAAGTGCGGTCAGGGAACCGCCTCCATGTTTATCAGAGAGCTTGGCTGATCTCTCAAGGAGTCTCGAGTGGAGGTAAAAGACATCCCCCGGATAAGCCTCACGGCCCGGTGGACGTCTCAGAAGCAGGGAGAGCTGCCTGTAGGAAGCAGCCTGTTTACTTAAGTCATCGTATATAATCAGGGCGTGTTTCCCGTTGTCCCTGAAATACTCACCCATGGTACAACCCGAATAAGGCGCAATGTACTGAAGGGGAGCCGGCTCGGAGGCTGAAGCAACAACCACGGTTGTATATTCCATTGCCCCGTGCTCCTCGAGGGTCTGGACAACCCTGGCTACCGATGCCCTCTTCTGTCCCACGGCCACATAGATACAATAAACATCTTCGCCCTTCTGATTAATAATTGCATCAATTGCAATAGCCGTTTTCCCGGTCTGTCTATCACCGATGATAAGCTCTCTCTGCCCCCTGCCGATGGGAATCATGGCATCAATGGCCTTAAGTCCGGTCTGAAGAGGCTCTCTAACGGGCTGCCTGTCAACAATACCGGGGGCAACAATATCTATCTTCCTGGACTCGCTGGATTCAATCGGTCCCTTACCATCTATGGGCTGGCCGATGGCATTCATGACCCGGCCAAGCATGGCTTCACCAACGGGGACCGCCATAATCCTCCCCGTTCGCTTTACGATATCCCCCTCACGCACAAGGGTGTCTTCACCAAACAGAACGACACCGACCACATCTTCTTCGAGGTTCAGGGCCATCCCGAATACCCCGTTCTGGAACTCAAGGAGTTCACTTGCCATTGCATTTTCAAGGCCGTACACCCTCGCAATTCCGTCACCGACACTCAGGACCGACCCGATCTCACTGACATCCACCTTCTTCTCAAAGTCGGCGATCTGCTGCTTAATAAGCTCACTTATTTCATCAACCTTAATCTCCATAGTTTCACCCCTTATCTATATTATCTTCAACCTGCAATCTATAACGCTTACACACCCGCCAACTGATTCCTCAAACGCTGGAGCTGGCCTCTGATGCTGCCGTCATACATGGTGCTCCCGATCTTCACAACGATACCGCCAAGCAACTCAGGATCGTAGACGTACTCAATTTCCACTTCCCTCTTCGTCAAACGCTTAAGGGATTCGAGAAGACGCCTCTCGTATTCACCGTTGAATTTAAAAGGCGTAACCACCGTCGCCTTGGTCTTTCTCGTCCTGTCGAAATAAATACTTATAAAATTCTTCAGAACGGCGGGCAGGGCTGCAACAGCGCGCCTGTGAGCTATAAACACCAAGAACCGCTTCACTTCTTCCTTAAAAGACAGCCTCGCTGAAAGGGCGTCTATGCCCCTGCTTCTTTCATCATCCGAGACAAGGGGGCTGAGAAAGAAGTTCTTCAGCTCCTTGCTCTCCTCTGTTATCCTGCATACTACCGAGAGGTCCTTGATGACATCCCCGGCCCCCTCGATGCCACAGGAGTTAAAGAGCATCCTCGCATATTTCTTTGCATATTTATTCTGATCCTGTGCCACGGTCCTATCCCTCTAATTTCCTTATTGATTCCTCTATAATCTTCAACTGCTCCTCTTCGGTCAGGTTCTCCCTCAGCTTCTTCTCCGCAAGCTTGATTGC
Coding sequences:
- the atpA gene encoding ATP synthase subunit alpha, translating into MEIKVDEISELIKQQIADFEKKVDVSEIGSVLSVGDGIARVYGLENAMASELLEFQNGVFGMALNLEEDVVGVVLFGEDTLVREGDIVKRTGRIMAVPVGEAMLGRVMNAIGQPIDGKGPIESSESRKIDIVAPGIVDRQPVREPLQTGLKAIDAMIPIGRGQRELIIGDRQTGKTAIAIDAIINQKGEDVYCIYVAVGQKRASVARVVQTLEEHGAMEYTTVVVASASEPAPLQYIAPYSGCTMGEYFRDNGKHALIIYDDLSKQAASYRQLSLLLRRPPGREAYPGDVFYLHSRLLERSAKLSDKHGGGSLTALPIIETQAGDVSAYIPTNVISITDGQIYLEPDLFYAGIRPAVNVGLSVSRVGGAAQTKAMKQVAGTLRLDLAQFRELAAFAQFGSDLDKSTLQQIERGKRMVELLKQGQYSPLTIDEQIIVLYAGTQGFLDDLDVEEIGSFEQGLLSFVRSQKVDLKQDIVEKKALDEELKNRLSEAITAFKETFKA
- the atpH gene encoding ATP synthase subunit delta; this encodes MAQDQNKYAKKYARMLFNSCGIEGAGDVIKDLSVVCRITEESKELKNFFLSPLVSDDERSRGIDALSARLSFKEEVKRFLVFIAHRRAVAALPAVLKNFISIYFDRTRKTKATVVTPFKFNGEYERRLLESLKRLTKREVEIEYVYDPELLGGIVVKIGSTMYDGSIRGQLQRLRNQLAGV